A DNA window from Enoplosus armatus isolate fEnoArm2 chromosome 9, fEnoArm2.hap1, whole genome shotgun sequence contains the following coding sequences:
- the LOC139290484 gene encoding tropomyosin alpha-3 chain-like isoform X2 encodes MSGGLNSIDAVKKKIKVLQEQAEEAEDRAERLQKEVEKEKRSREEAEAEVTALGRRLQLSEENLDRAQERLTTALHKLDEVEKVADESERGMKVIENRALKDEEKMEQLEVQLREAKLIAEEADRKYEEVARKLVMVEGELERAEDRAEQGESKVRRLEEQLRSFDQSLKSLQASEDKYSLKEDRYEEEIKNLSSKLKEAETRAEFAERSVAKLEKTIDGLEDALTSARNANMELQATLNQTMEELNSC; translated from the exons atgagtgGAGGACTGAACAGCATCGatgcagtgaagaagaagatcaAAGTCCTGCAGGAGCAGGCAGAGGAGGCCGAGGACAGAGCTGAGAGACTgcagaaggaggtggagaaggagaagaggagcagagaggag GCGGAGGCGGAGGTGACTGCTCTGGGTCGTCGTTTGCAGCTTAGTGAGGAGAATCTGGACCGAGCTCAGGAGAGACTAACCACGGCCCTCCATAAACTTGACGAGGTAGAGAAGGTTGCCGACGAGAGCGAGAG agGTATGAAAGTGATAGAGAACCGAGCTCTGAAGGACGAGGAGAAGatggagcagctggaggttcAACTGAGAGAAGCCAAACTGATCGCTGAGGAGGCAGACCGCAAATATGAAGAG gtggctCGTAAACTGGTGATGGTGGAAGGAGAACTGGAACGAGCTGAAGACCGAGCCGAGCAGGGCGAGAG TAAGGTTCGGAGGTTGGAGGAGCAGTTGAGGAGTTTCGACCAATCACTGAAGAGCCTGCAGGCGTCTGAGGACAAG taCTCTCTGAAAGAGGACAGGTATGAAGAGGAAATCAAGAACCTGAGCAGTAAACTCAAGGAG GCTGAGACCAGAGCAGAGTTTGCAGAACGTTCAGTGGCCAAACTGGAGAAAACCATCGATGGCCTGGAAG acGCTTTGACTTCGGCCAGAAACGCCAACATGGAGCTGCAGGCGACTCTGAATCAGACCATGGAGGAGCTCAACTCCTgctga
- the LOC139290484 gene encoding tropomyosin alpha-4 chain-like isoform X1: protein MSGGLNSIDAVKKKIKVLQEQAEEAEDRAERLQKEVEKEKRSREEAEAEVTALGRRLQLSEENLDRAQERLTTALHKLDEVEKVADESERGMKVIENRALKDEEKMEQLEVQLREAKLIAEEADRKYEEVARKLVMVEGELERAEDRAEQGESKCRVLEEELKTVFTSSKSLEAQSEKYSLKEDRYEEEIKNLSSKLKEAETRAEFAERSVAKLEKTIDGLEDALTSARNANMELQATLNQTMEELNSC from the exons atgagtgGAGGACTGAACAGCATCGatgcagtgaagaagaagatcaAAGTCCTGCAGGAGCAGGCAGAGGAGGCCGAGGACAGAGCTGAGAGACTgcagaaggaggtggagaaggagaagaggagcagagaggag GCGGAGGCGGAGGTGACTGCTCTGGGTCGTCGTTTGCAGCTTAGTGAGGAGAATCTGGACCGAGCTCAGGAGAGACTAACCACGGCCCTCCATAAACTTGACGAGGTAGAGAAGGTTGCCGACGAGAGCGAGAG agGTATGAAAGTGATAGAGAACCGAGCTCTGAAGGACGAGGAGAAGatggagcagctggaggttcAACTGAGAGAAGCCAAACTGATCGCTGAGGAGGCAGACCGCAAATATGAAGAG gtggctCGTAAACTGGTGATGGTGGAAGGAGAACTGGAACGAGCTGAAGACCGAGCCGAGCAGGGCGAGAG TAAGTGTCGAGtgttggaggaggagctgaaaacTGTCTTCACTAGTTCAAAGTCTCTGGAGGCCCAGTCTGAGaag taCTCTCTGAAAGAGGACAGGTATGAAGAGGAAATCAAGAACCTGAGCAGTAAACTCAAGGAG GCTGAGACCAGAGCAGAGTTTGCAGAACGTTCAGTGGCCAAACTGGAGAAAACCATCGATGGCCTGGAAG acGCTTTGACTTCGGCCAGAAACGCCAACATGGAGCTGCAGGCGACTCTGAATCAGACCATGGAGGAGCTCAACTCCTgctga